A window of Mycolicibacterium fluoranthenivorans contains these coding sequences:
- a CDS encoding transporter — protein MNTPTLMASLIMAALLAVLIGFLIRQMLRGWLHRAQRQADLIGVLPSLPDTVGPALIGPTKGLYVGSTLVPDWNDRIAAGMLGFRAKGALTRYPEGIMVQRSGTGPIWIPDESIVAIRTERAITGKALTHDGILAIRWRLPSGTEIDTGFRADDRNENLKWVKEDAA, from the coding sequence TTGAACACTCCCACCTTGATGGCGTCACTGATCATGGCCGCGCTGCTCGCGGTGCTGATCGGTTTCCTGATCCGGCAGATGCTGCGCGGCTGGCTGCACCGCGCCCAGCGCCAGGCCGACCTGATCGGGGTGCTGCCGTCGCTGCCGGACACCGTGGGACCCGCGCTGATCGGGCCCACCAAGGGGCTCTACGTCGGCAGCACCCTGGTGCCGGACTGGAACGACCGGATCGCGGCAGGCATGCTCGGCTTCCGTGCCAAGGGTGCGCTGACCCGCTATCCCGAGGGAATCATGGTGCAGCGCAGCGGCACCGGGCCCATCTGGATCCCCGACGAGTCCATCGTGGCCATCCGCACGGAGCGGGCCATCACGGGCAAGGCGCTCACCCACGACGGGATCCTGGCGATCCGCTGGCGACTGCCGTCGGGTACCGAGATCGACACCGGCTTCCGGGCCGACGACCGCAACGAGAACCTGAAATGGGTCAAGGAGGACGCAGCGTGA
- the carA gene encoding glutamine-hydrolyzing carbamoyl-phosphate synthase small subunit: MGQGGRSVSKALLVLEDGRVFTGTPFGAIGETLGEAVFSTGMSGYQETLTDPSYHRQIVVATAPQIGNTGWNGEDGESRGDKIWVAGYAVRDPSPRASNWRATGTLDEELVRQGIVGIAGIDTRAVVRHLRTAGSMKAGVFSGDALADTDTLVERVRSQPSMLGADLAGEVSTQTRYTVEPVGQHRFTVAAIDLGIKTNTPRNFARRGVRSHVLPSAVSFDEIADLRPDGVFLSNGPGDPATADHIVEVTRAVLGAGIPLFGICFGNQILGRALGRSTYKMTFGHRGINIPVLDHATGRVAVTAQNHGFALEGEAGEEFDTPFGRGIVSHTCANDGVVEGIKLVDGRAFSVQYHPEAAAGPHDAEYLFDQFIDLMASGEK, translated from the coding sequence ATGGGTCAAGGAGGACGCAGCGTGAGCAAAGCTCTGCTGGTACTGGAGGACGGCCGGGTGTTCACCGGCACGCCGTTCGGCGCGATCGGTGAGACGCTCGGCGAGGCGGTGTTCTCCACCGGGATGTCCGGTTATCAGGAGACGCTGACCGACCCGAGCTATCACCGACAGATCGTGGTGGCCACCGCCCCCCAGATCGGCAACACCGGCTGGAACGGCGAGGACGGCGAGAGCCGCGGCGACAAGATCTGGGTGGCCGGGTACGCCGTGCGCGACCCCTCGCCGCGGGCCTCCAACTGGCGCGCCACCGGCACCCTCGACGAGGAACTGGTGCGCCAGGGCATCGTCGGCATCGCCGGTATCGACACCCGCGCGGTGGTCCGGCATCTGCGCACCGCCGGTTCGATGAAGGCGGGCGTGTTCTCCGGTGACGCCTTGGCCGATACCGACACGCTGGTGGAGCGGGTGCGCAGCCAGCCCTCCATGCTCGGCGCCGATCTGGCCGGCGAGGTCAGCACCCAAACCCGTTATACGGTCGAACCCGTCGGGCAGCACCGCTTCACGGTCGCCGCCATCGACCTGGGTATCAAGACCAACACCCCGCGCAACTTCGCCCGCCGCGGAGTGCGCAGCCACGTGCTGCCGTCTGCGGTCAGCTTCGACGAGATCGCCGACCTGCGCCCGGACGGGGTGTTCCTGTCCAACGGGCCCGGCGACCCGGCCACCGCCGATCACATCGTCGAGGTCACCCGGGCTGTGCTCGGCGCCGGTATCCCGTTGTTCGGCATCTGTTTCGGCAACCAGATCCTGGGCCGGGCGCTGGGCCGCTCCACCTACAAGATGACCTTCGGTCACCGCGGCATCAACATCCCGGTGCTGGATCACGCGACCGGCCGGGTCGCGGTCACCGCCCAGAATCACGGGTTCGCGCTGGAGGGCGAAGCGGGCGAGGAGTTCGACACGCCGTTCGGCCGCGGCATCGTCAGCCACACCTGCGCCAACGACGGTGTCGTCGAAGGCATCAAACTCGTTGACGGCCGGGCGTTCTCGGTGCAGTACCACCCGGAGGCCGCCGCCGGGCCGCATGACGCGGAATACCTGTTCGACCAGTTCATCGACTTGATGGCTTCGGGGGAGAAGTAA
- the carB gene encoding carbamoyl-phosphate synthase large subunit: protein MPRRSDLNHVLVIGSGPIVIGQACEFDYSGTQACRVLRAEGLQVSLINSNPATIMTDPEYADHTYVEPITAAFVEKIFAQQAERGNKIDAVLATLGGQTALNTAVALYNEGILEKYGVEMIGADFDAIQRGEDRQKFKDIVAKVGGESAKSKVCFTMDEVRETVAELGLPVVVRPSFTMGGLGSGMAYSAEDVERMAGDGLAASPSANVLIEESIYGWKEFELELMRDHHDNVVVVCSIENFDPMGVHTGDSVTVAPAMTLTDREYQVMRDLGIAILREVGVDTGGCNIQFAINPKDGRLIVIEMNPRVSRSSALASKATGFPIAKIAAKLAIGYTLDEIVNDITKETPACFEPTLDYVVVKAPRFAFEKFPGADQTLTTTMKSVGEAMSLGRNFIEALGKVMRSLETKRAGFWTAPDRDATLDELLTDLRVATDGRIYVIEQALRLGGSVEQVAEASGVDPWFVDQIATLVALRAELVDAPVLDETLLRRAKHSGLSDGQIAALRPELAGETGVRSLRERLGIHPVYKTVDTCAAEFEARTPYHYSSYELDPAAETEVAPQTEKPKVLILGSGPNRIGQGIEFDYSCVHAATTLSAAGFETVMVNCNPETVSTDYDTADRLYFEPLTFEDVLEVYYAEQASGAGGPGVVGVIVQLGGQTPLGLAERLERAGVPIVGTSPKAIDLAEDRGEFGEVLTKAGLPAPRFGTATSFDQARRIAADIGYPVLVRPSYVLGGRGMEIVYDEETLQGYIARATELSPEHPVLVDRFLEDAIEIDVDALCDGAEVYIGGVMEHIEEAGIHSGDSACALPPVTLGRQDIESVRRATEAIAHGIGVVGLLNVQYALKDDVLYVLEANPRASRTVPFVSKATAVPLAKACARIMLGATIAQLREEGVLAATGDGATVSPHAPIAVKEAVLPFHRFRKADGSQVDSLLGPEMKSTGEVMGIDRDFGTAFAKSQTAAYGSLPATGTVFVSVANRDKRSLVFPVKRLADLGFRVLATEGTAEMLRRNGIPCEVVRKNFEEPGEGRPALSAVDAIRAGQVDMVINTPYGNSGPRIDGYEIRSAAVSVNIPCVTTVQGASAAVQGIEAGIRGDIGVRSLQELHSQLAEK, encoded by the coding sequence ATGCCACGCCGTTCCGACCTCAACCACGTCCTGGTGATCGGGTCCGGCCCGATCGTCATCGGCCAGGCCTGTGAATTCGACTATTCGGGCACCCAGGCCTGCCGCGTGCTGCGCGCCGAAGGCCTGCAGGTCAGCCTGATCAACTCCAACCCGGCCACCATCATGACCGACCCGGAGTACGCGGATCACACGTATGTCGAGCCCATCACGGCGGCGTTCGTGGAGAAGATCTTCGCCCAGCAGGCCGAGCGCGGTAACAAGATCGACGCCGTGTTGGCCACCCTGGGTGGGCAGACCGCGCTGAACACCGCCGTGGCGCTGTACAACGAGGGCATCCTGGAGAAGTACGGCGTCGAGATGATCGGTGCCGACTTCGACGCCATCCAGCGTGGCGAGGACCGGCAGAAGTTCAAGGACATCGTCGCCAAGGTGGGCGGGGAGTCGGCGAAGTCCAAAGTGTGTTTCACCATGGACGAGGTCCGCGAGACCGTCGCCGAACTGGGTCTGCCCGTCGTCGTGCGGCCGTCCTTCACCATGGGTGGGCTGGGCTCCGGTATGGCGTATTCGGCCGAGGACGTCGAGCGGATGGCCGGCGACGGCCTGGCCGCCTCGCCGAGTGCGAACGTGCTCATCGAGGAATCCATCTACGGCTGGAAGGAATTCGAGCTCGAGCTGATGCGCGACCACCACGACAACGTGGTGGTGGTGTGCTCGATCGAGAACTTCGACCCGATGGGCGTGCACACCGGTGACTCGGTGACCGTCGCCCCGGCGATGACGCTGACCGACCGCGAATACCAGGTCATGCGTGACCTGGGAATCGCGATCCTGCGCGAGGTCGGCGTGGATACCGGCGGCTGTAACATCCAGTTCGCGATCAACCCGAAGGACGGCCGGCTCATCGTCATCGAGATGAACCCCCGGGTGTCGCGGTCGAGCGCGCTGGCGTCGAAGGCCACCGGATTCCCGATCGCCAAGATCGCCGCCAAGCTGGCCATCGGCTACACCCTGGACGAGATCGTCAACGACATCACCAAGGAAACCCCGGCCTGTTTCGAGCCGACCCTGGACTACGTCGTGGTGAAGGCCCCGCGGTTCGCGTTCGAGAAGTTCCCGGGCGCCGACCAGACGCTGACCACCACGATGAAATCGGTGGGCGAGGCGATGTCGCTGGGCCGCAACTTCATCGAGGCGCTCGGTAAGGTGATGCGGTCGCTGGAGACCAAGCGCGCCGGCTTCTGGACCGCGCCCGACCGCGACGCCACCCTGGACGAACTTCTGACCGATCTGCGGGTCGCGACCGACGGCCGGATCTACGTCATCGAACAGGCGCTGCGCCTGGGTGGCAGCGTCGAGCAGGTCGCCGAGGCCTCCGGGGTGGACCCCTGGTTCGTCGACCAGATCGCCACCCTGGTGGCGTTGCGCGCCGAATTGGTCGATGCGCCCGTGCTGGATGAGACGCTGCTGCGCCGGGCCAAGCACAGCGGCCTGTCCGACGGCCAGATCGCCGCGCTGCGGCCGGAACTGGCCGGCGAGACCGGGGTGCGCTCGCTGCGCGAACGCCTGGGCATCCACCCGGTGTACAAGACCGTCGACACCTGTGCCGCGGAGTTCGAGGCCCGTACGCCGTACCACTACAGCAGTTATGAGCTGGACCCCGCGGCCGAGACCGAGGTGGCCCCGCAGACGGAGAAGCCCAAGGTGCTGATCCTGGGCTCCGGGCCCAACCGGATCGGCCAGGGCATCGAATTCGACTACAGCTGCGTGCATGCCGCCACCACGCTCAGTGCGGCCGGTTTCGAGACCGTCATGGTCAACTGCAACCCCGAGACGGTGTCCACCGACTACGACACCGCCGACCGGCTGTACTTCGAACCGTTGACCTTCGAGGACGTCCTCGAGGTCTACTACGCCGAACAGGCCTCCGGCGCAGGCGGTCCCGGTGTGGTCGGCGTGATCGTGCAGCTGGGCGGGCAGACCCCGTTGGGGCTGGCCGAACGGCTGGAGCGCGCCGGGGTGCCGATCGTGGGCACCAGCCCCAAGGCCATCGACCTGGCCGAGGACCGCGGCGAATTCGGTGAGGTGCTCACCAAGGCCGGGCTGCCCGCACCGCGCTTCGGCACCGCCACCAGCTTCGACCAGGCCCGCCGGATCGCCGCCGATATCGGCTACCCGGTGCTGGTACGACCGTCCTACGTCCTCGGCGGCCGCGGGATGGAGATCGTCTACGACGAGGAGACCCTGCAGGGTTACATCGCCCGGGCCACCGAGCTGTCGCCCGAGCACCCGGTGCTGGTGGACCGGTTCCTGGAGGACGCCATCGAGATCGACGTCGACGCCCTGTGCGACGGCGCCGAGGTCTACATCGGTGGCGTGATGGAGCACATCGAAGAGGCCGGTATCCACTCCGGTGACTCGGCGTGCGCGCTGCCCCCGGTGACGCTGGGCCGCCAGGACATCGAGTCGGTACGCCGCGCCACCGAGGCGATCGCGCACGGGATCGGCGTCGTCGGGCTGCTCAACGTGCAGTACGCCCTCAAGGACGATGTGCTCTACGTCCTGGAGGCCAACCCGAGAGCGAGCCGTACCGTTCCCTTCGTCTCCAAGGCCACCGCCGTTCCGCTGGCCAAGGCGTGCGCACGGATCATGCTCGGTGCCACCATCGCCCAGCTGCGGGAGGAGGGGGTGCTGGCCGCCACCGGTGACGGTGCCACCGTGTCCCCGCACGCGCCGATCGCGGTGAAGGAGGCCGTGCTGCCGTTCCACCGGTTCCGCAAAGCCGACGGTTCGCAGGTGGACTCCCTGCTCGGGCCGGAGATGAAGTCCACCGGCGAGGTGATGGGTATCGACCGCGATTTCGGCACCGCGTTCGCCAAGAGCCAGACCGCCGCCTACGGTTCGCTGCCCGCCACCGGCACGGTGTTCGTGTCGGTGGCCAACCGGGACAAGCGCTCGCTGGTGTTCCCGGTCAAGCGACTGGCCGATCTCGGCTTCCGGGTGCTGGCCACCGAGGGCACCGCGGAGATGTTGCGCCGCAACGGGATTCCCTGCGAAGTGGTCCGCAAGAACTTCGAGGAGCCGGGGGAGGGGCGTCCCGCCCTGTCCGCGGTCGACGCGATCCGCGCCGGCCAGGTGGACATGGTGATCAACACCCCCTACGGCAATTCGGGACCGCGTATCGACGGCTACGAGATCCGGTCGGCGGCGGTGTCGGTGAACATCCCGTGCGTCACGACGGTGCAGGGCGCCTCGGCCGCCGTGCAGGGCATCGAGGCCGGCATCCGCGGTGATATCGGGGTGCGGTCGCTGCAGGAGCTGCACAGCCAGCTGGCCGAGAAATGA
- the pyrF gene encoding orotidine-5'-phosphate decarboxylase, producing MSPFGVRLAEAVAARGPLCPGIDPHPELLTAWGLPVNVSGIRAFSDICVEAFAGFAIVKPQVAFFEAYGAAGFSVLEDTIAGLQAAGVLVLADAKRGDIGSTMAAYAQAWAGDSPLAADAVTASPYLGFESLRPLLDTAAAHGRGVFVLAATSNPEGAGVQRATVAGRTVAQSIVDAAGTENRVTGTGSVGVVIGATLTELPDLTGLDGPVLAPGLGAQGGRPEDLGRLGARVLPAVSREVLRAGPDVAAVRASAERLRDSVAHLRYLA from the coding sequence ATGAGCCCCTTCGGGGTGCGGCTGGCCGAGGCCGTCGCGGCGCGGGGCCCACTGTGCCCGGGCATCGATCCGCATCCCGAACTGCTCACCGCGTGGGGGTTACCCGTGAACGTGAGCGGCATCCGGGCGTTCAGTGACATCTGTGTCGAGGCGTTCGCGGGATTCGCCATCGTCAAACCGCAGGTCGCGTTCTTCGAGGCCTACGGCGCGGCGGGGTTCTCGGTGCTGGAGGACACCATCGCCGGACTGCAGGCCGCGGGAGTGCTGGTGCTCGCCGATGCCAAACGCGGTGACATCGGCTCCACCATGGCCGCCTATGCGCAGGCCTGGGCCGGCGACTCGCCGCTGGCGGCGGACGCGGTGACGGCGTCGCCGTATCTCGGGTTCGAGTCGCTGCGTCCCCTGCTGGACACCGCCGCGGCCCATGGCAGGGGCGTGTTCGTGCTCGCCGCGACCTCCAACCCGGAGGGGGCCGGCGTGCAGCGCGCGACCGTGGCCGGGCGCACCGTCGCGCAGTCCATCGTCGACGCCGCCGGTACCGAGAATCGGGTGACAGGCACCGGTTCGGTCGGGGTGGTGATCGGCGCAACGCTGACCGAGCTGCCCGACCTGACCGGGCTCGACGGCCCGGTGCTGGCGCCCGGGCTGGGGGCTCAGGGCGGCCGTCCGGAGGATCTCGGCAGGCTGGGTGCCAGGGTGCTGCCTGCGGTGTCGCGTGAGGTCCTGCGTGCGGGCCCGGACGTGGCGGCGGTGCGGGCGAGCGCGGAGCGGCTGCGCGACAGCGTGGCCCATCTGCGCTACTTGGCCTGA